In a genomic window of Orcinus orca chromosome 12, mOrcOrc1.1, whole genome shotgun sequence:
- the PKIB gene encoding cAMP-dependent protein kinase inhibitor beta isoform X2, translated as MDVHLDNPGGQESTSNSGKESSSTGNQQDVAMRTDSSKMTDVEPMVNNFASSARAGRRNALPDIQGSAATGGTLELPLKPEVLSVKEDEENGFRECLWEFTQENGNSGLG; from the exons ATGGATGTGCACCTCGATAACCCTGGGGGTCAGGAGAGCACAAGCAACAGCGGCAAGGAAAGCAGCAGCACAGGAAACCAGCAAG ATGTTGCTATGAGGACAGATTCATCAAAAATGACGGATGTGGAGCCTATGGTCAACAATTTTGCCTCATCAGCAAGGGCAGGCCGCCGGAATGCTCTACCAGACATCCAGGGTTCAGCTGCCACGGGTGGAACCTTGGAGTTGCCCCTCAAACCGGAGGTCCTCTCCGTGAAGGAAG atgaagaaaatggatTCAGGGAGTGCCTTTGGGAATTCACTCAAGAAAATGGCAACAGTGGTCTGGGATAG
- the PKIB gene encoding cAMP-dependent protein kinase inhibitor beta isoform X3, with product MDVHLDNPGGQESTSNSGKESSSTGNQQDVAMRTDSSKMTDVEPMVNNFASSARAGRRNALPDIQGSAATGGTLELPLKPEVLSVKEDVKKKDKETAQDQLEKPKDEGK from the exons ATGGATGTGCACCTCGATAACCCTGGGGGTCAGGAGAGCACAAGCAACAGCGGCAAGGAAAGCAGCAGCACAGGAAACCAGCAAG ATGTTGCTATGAGGACAGATTCATCAAAAATGACGGATGTGGAGCCTATGGTCAACAATTTTGCCTCATCAGCAAGGGCAGGCCGCCGGAATGCTCTACCAGACATCCAGGGTTCAGCTGCCACGGGTGGAACCTTGGAGTTGCCCCTCAAACCGGAGGTCCTCTCCGTGAAGGAAG atgtgaaaaagaaagataaagaaacagCACAAGACCAATTGGAAAAGCCCaaagatgaaggaaaatga